One window of the Eucalyptus grandis isolate ANBG69807.140 chromosome 6, ASM1654582v1, whole genome shotgun sequence genome contains the following:
- the LOC120294329 gene encoding rust resistance kinase Lr10-like: protein MENFYAANYVAARFILGALCVLILLIYKWMRRHQAIDANIEEFLQAHNNFLPIRYSYSDIKKITKNFKYKLGEGGYGFVYKGILRSGNEVAVKILNKPKSNGQDFISEVATIGRIHHVNVVQLVGFCFNYSKQALVYDFMPNGSLDKHISNKDGDDSLNYKKMYEISLGIARGIEYLHRGCVMQILHFDIKPHNILLDQSFIPKISDFGLARFYPTGHSIVSLTAARGTLGYMAPELFYKDIGGISYKADVYSFGMMLMEMASRRRNLNARAERSSQIYFPLWVYDQLGKENEVEMVDVIEEERETTGKMIIVALWCIQLSPNDRPSMRKVLDMLEGDMAKLQLPPKPLLYPREVRIDDVDTEIELEMVSSSSSASIISGNYQFYHDNDTKSCIV, encoded by the coding sequence ATGGAAAATTTCTACGCAGCCAATTACGTTGCAGCAAGATTCATACTCGGAGCTCTATGTGTGCTGATACTTCTAATCTATAAGTGGATGAGAAGGCACCAAGCGATCGATGCAAACATCGAAGAATTCCTACAAGCTCACAATAACTTTCTGCCCATAAGGTACTCCTATTCGGATATTAAGaagattacaaaaaatttcaaatacaaaTTAGGTGAGGGGGGATATGGTTTTGTGTACAAAGGAATCCTTAGAAGCGGCAATGAAGTTGCGgttaagattttgaacaaaCCAAAATCTAATGGCCAAGATTTTATTAGCGAAGTGGCCACAATTGGAAGGATCCACCACGTCAATGTGGTGCAACTTGTTGGTTTTTGCTTCAATTACTCCAAACAAGCTCTGGTCTATGATTTCATGCCGAATGGCTCCCTGGATAAACACATTTCGAATAAGGATGGTGATGATTCTCttaattataagaaaatgtatgAGATCTCTCTTGGCATAGCTAGAGGGATAGAATATCTACATCGGGGATGTGTTATGCAAATTCTACACTTTGATATCAAGCCACACAACATTCTCCTAGACCAAAGTTTCATTCCGAAAatttctgactttggacttgcaagATTTTATCCCACCGGTCATAGCATAGTATCGTTGACTGCagcaagaggaaccttgggTTATATGGCACCTGAGCTATTCTATAAAGACATTGGTGGCATTTCTTATAAAGccgatgtttatagttttgggatgatgttgatggaaatggccAGTAGAAGGAGAAATCTAAATGCACGTGCAGAGCGTTCAagtcaaatttactttcctttgtgGGTTTATGATCAACTTGGCAAAGAAAATGAGGTTGAAATGGTAGATGTcatagaagaggaaagagaaacaacGGGGAAGATGATAATCGTTGCATTATGGTGtatacaattgagtcctaatgATCGGCCGTCGATGAGGAAAGTCCTAGATATGCTTGAGGGAGATATGGCTAAACTACAACTACCTCCAAAACCACTTTTGTATCCAAGAGAGGTGCGGATTGATGATGTCGACACTGAGATAGAACTTGAAATGGTCTCATCTTCGTCAAGTGCTTCGATAATTTCAGGCAATTACCAATTTTACCATGACAATGATACGAAATCATGTATTGTGTGA